In Tribolium castaneum strain GA2 chromosome 4, icTriCast1.1, whole genome shotgun sequence, one DNA window encodes the following:
- the LOC103315051 gene encoding trypsin alpha-3, which translates to MFTVQKMSPRYLFFFLVIYNVSGQNKTEVLPKIVGGYVATDQSQFSFMVSIKLYGHHICGGSIIDPFHVITAAHCCLNNNNNKPYPTQIMSIAAGSLLLNKAPIVKPVNAVIIHPKYDPNLLFNDIALIRIRGMFDWWSTSLTAIPIARYVPLNGICFSCGWGTTKFNISETSNQLLYVHIPIYKREYCQRIYSQLPITDKMICAGDKGKDSCQGDSGGPLVCSGVLAGIVSWGSGCGDYPGVYTAVAKYRTWINFIINSSSTFKNNILAVIINVIVAFYFS; encoded by the exons ATGtttactgtgcaaaaaatGTCACCTCGATacctattttttt TTCTAGTCATCTATAATGTCTCAGGTCAAAACAAGACGGAAGTGTTGCCAAAAATTGTAGGGGGATACGTAGCTACTGACCAGTCCCAGTTTTCTTTTATG GTGTCGATCAAGCTTTATGGCCACCATATCTGCGGAGGCTCTATTATTGACCCCTTTCATGTTATAACAGCCGCTCATTGCTGCCtcaataacaacaataataaaccgTACCCTACTCAAATTATGTCAATAGCCGCAGGAAGTTTGCTTCTGAATAAAGCACCGATCGTTAAACCCGTAAATGCAGTTATTATTCACCCGAAATACGACCCCAATCTTCTATTCAACGACATTGCGCTAATTAGA attagaGGAATGTTTGACTGGTGGAGTACATCTTTGACTGCCATTCCTATTGCGCGTTATGTGCCTTTGAACGGAATTTGTTTCTCATGTGGTTGGGGAACCACcaaattt AACATATCTGAAACCAGTAATCAACTTCTTTACGTTCATATTCCAATATACAAAAGGGAATATTGTCAAAGAATATACTCACAATTGCCAATCACTGATAAAATGATATGTGCAGGAGACAAAGGAAAGGATTCATGTCag ggCGACTCTGGAGGTCCACTAGTCTGCAGCGGTGTCCTTGCAGGAATTGTTTCCTGGGGAAGTGGATGTGGCGATTATCCTGGTGTATACACCGCTGTGGCCAAATACAGAACATGGataaatttcataataaattCTTCTTCAACATTCAAAAATAACATCCTGGCTGTGATTATTAACGTTATAgttgcgttttattttagctaa
- the Bx42 gene encoding puff-specific protein Bx42, translating into MELSSLLPAPIQPVWDRDDERRQQNATTQRSTSVVTAQSIAPPYGQRRGWVPRVHTDYGDGGAFPEIHVAQYPLDMGRKGKESTSNALAVQLDAEGKVKYDVIARQGHGKDKIVYSKLSDLLPVEVTTENDPSLAKPSQEEIEDITEKTRQALQRLTNSKIAAAMPVRCAEKQGPAEFIRYTPSQQGAAFNSGAKQRVIRLVEAQVDPMEPPRFKINKKIPRGPPSPPAPVLHSPTRRVTVKEQKEWKIPPCISNWKNAKGYTVPLDKRLAADGRGLQQLHINENFAKLAEALYIADRKAREAVETRAQLEKKLAQKEKEQKEEHLRQLAQKARDERAGIKVADAKITDEEEREREMLRQDRHKERARERNLARAAPDKRSKLKRERERDISEQIALGMPARGVSSNEVQFDQRLFGQAQGLGHGYGDDDAYNVYDKPWREGGSMANHLYRPSRNVDKEVYGEDLEKIVKTNRFVPDKEFSGTDRNAPRSGPVQFEKEEDPFGLDQFLSQAKRASKRKEPERRDERDKRKRRD; encoded by the exons ATGGAATTATCCAG tttATTGCCCGCCCCCATACAACCCGTATGGGATCGGGACGACGAGAGACGGCAACAGAATGCCACAACTCAACGTTCCACATCTGTTGTAACAGCCCAAAGCATTGCCCCACCGTATGGACAAAGAAGGGGTTGGGTCCCACGAGTCCACACCGACTATGGAG ATGGAGGCGCATTTCCCGAAATCCACGTGGCCCAGTACCCTCTTGACATGGGGCGAAAGGGCAAAGAATCAACTTCAAACGCCTTGGCCGTCCAATTGGACGCAGAAGGCAAAGTCAAATACGACGTAATCGCACGTCAAGGCCACGGCAAAGACAAAATCGTCTATTCAAAACTCTCCGATTTGTTACCAGTTGAAGTAACCACAGAAAATGACCCAAGTCTTGCTAAACCATCTCAGGAGGAAATCGAAGATATCACAGAAAAAACCCGTCAAGCATTACAACGCctaacaaattcaaaaatcgcAGCTGCAATGCCAGTCAGATGTGCCGAAAAACAAGGCCCCGCTGAATTTATTCGTTACACCCCTTCACAACAAGGGGCCGCCTTCAACTCGGGTGCCAAACAGCGCGTCATTCGTTTGGTCGAAGCACAAGTTGATCCAATGGAGCCCCCACGTTTCAAGATCAATAAGAAGATCCCAAGGGGGCCCCCTTCGCCCCCAGCGCCCGTTTTGCACAGCCCCACACGTCGTGTCACTGTTAAGGAGCAAAAGGAGTGGAAAATCCCGCCCTGTATTTCAAATTGGAAAAATGCAAAGGGTTACACAGTTCCGTTAGATAAGCGTTTAGCTGCAGATGGTCGGGGGTTGCAACAGTTGCACATCAACGAGAATTTCGCAAAGTTGGCTGAGGCTCTATATATTGCCGATAGAAAAGCACGAGAGGCTGTGGAAACACGCGCCCAACTCGAGAAAAAACTAGCTCAGAAGGAAAAGGAACAAAAGGAGGAGCATTTGAGACAGTTGGCTCAAAAAGCTCGAGATGAACGTGCTGGGATCAAAGTCGCTGATGCTAAAATCACAGATGAGGAGGAACGTGAGAGAGAAATGCTGAGACAGGACCGGCATAAGGAGCGAGCAAGAGAGAGAAACTTGGCAAGGGCTGCTCCCGATAAGCGTTCAAAGTTGAAGAGGGAGCGAGAGCGAGATATTTCCGAGCAGATTGCTTTGGGGATGCCTGCCAGAGGAGTCTCCTCAAACGAGGTGCAGTTTGATCAGAGATTATTCGGACAGGCTCAAGGTTTGGGGCATGGATATGGGGACGATGACGCGTATAATGTTTATGATAAGCCGTGGAGGGAGGGGGGCTCAATGGCCAATCACTTGTACAGACCTAGTAGGAATGTGGATAAGGAGGTATACGGTGAAGATTTGGAGAAAATCGTCAAAACGAACCGATTTGTTCCGGATAAGGAGTTTAGTGGAACTGATCGGAATGCGCCAAGGTCTGGACCTGTACAATTTGAGAAAGAGGAAGATCCGTTCGGGTTAGATCAGTTCTTGAGTCAGGCTAAACGGGCGAGCAAACGCAAGGAACCGGAGAGGAGGGATGAGAGGGATAAGCGAAAGAGAAGAGATTAA
- the LOC660026 gene encoding tachykinin-like peptides receptor 86C produces MSTTESWKEEEGNGSFQGFDYGLLVPISSQTPVVVDSGENFMPIWVKVLWTVIFMVMILIATGGNCIVIWIVTAHRRMRTVTNYFLVNLSLADLLLTTFNCIFNFSYMIQRDWPFGSLYCIISNFIANATVAASVFTLTGISCDRYLAIVHPLQPRMSKRASLITITFIWLASMTVAFPCLLYSTTITNKYKGVERTGCILIWPDGKVVGSHFDFAYQMFFLIITYVIPVTLMSFSYTIMGKELWGSRSIGEMTQRQIDSIRSKRKVVKMFIFVVFIFAICWLPYHGYFLYVYYDTDIIFSKYTQHVYLAFYWFAMSNAMVNPLIYYWMNARFRQYFKTAICGWKECILHKKCQGDDSSLHTECRQSHSGFYRSRKSKREDKLGADSPNNVASPTTKTHEFNETFKAKNNQRWVRSSFRNDSKRTTVNL; encoded by the exons ATGAGTACAACTGAAAGTTGGAAAGAG GAAGAAGGTAACGGAAGCTTCCAAGGATTTGATTACGGGCTTCTCGTACCTATTTCCAGCCAAACCCCTGTTGTTGTCGACTCTGGGGAAAATTTCATGCCCATATGGGTGAAAGTGCTATGGACGGTGATTTTCATGGTCATGATTTTAATCGCAACGGGAGGAAATTGTATAGTCATTTGGATTGTCACCG CTCATCGCAGGATGAGGACAGTGACTAATTACTTCCTTGTTAATTTAAGTTTAGCCGACTTGCTTCTAACGACGTtcaattgcatttttaatttctcctACATGATTCAAAG aGATTGGCCGTTTGGAAGTCTTTATTGCATTATTAGCAACTTTATTGCAAACGCTACGGTAGCAGCCAGCGTGTTTACCCTGACTGGAATTTCCTGCGACAG ATACTTAGCAATCGTCCATCCTCTTCAGCCACGAATGTCCAAACGGGCCTCACTTATCACCATTACGTTTATTTGGCTGGCCAGCATGACAGTGGCCTTCCCCTGTCTCCTGTACTCAACCACAATCACAAATAA GTATAAAGGGGTGGAAAGAACAGGCTGCATCCTCATTTGGCCAGACGGTAAAGTCGTCGGCTCCCATTTCGACTTTGC GTACCAGatgttttttctaataataacttaCGTAATCCCCGTCACATTGATGTCTTTTTCCTACACCATTATGGGGAAGGAGCTTTGGGGCTCGCGCTCCATTGGGGAGATGACACAAAGACAGATCGACTCGATTCGGTCGAAAAGAAAG gtgGTGAAAATGTTCATATTCGTGGTTTTTATCTTTGCGATTTGCTGGCTCCCCTACCACGGCTATTTTCTGTATGTTTACTACGACACGGATATAATATTCAGTAAATATACTCAACACGTTTATCTGGCATTCTACTGGTTCGCAATGTCGAACGCTATGGTAAATCCATTGATATATTATTGGATGAATGCTAG ATTCCGTCAATACTTTAAAACAGCGATATGTGGCTGGAAGGAGTgtattttgcacaaaaaatgtCAAGGAGACGACTCGTCCCTTCACACAGAGTGTCGACAATCGCACTCgg gtttttaTAGGTCGAGGAAATCAAAACGAGAGGACAAACTAGGAGCAGATAGTCCCAACAACGTTGCTTCACCAACAACGAAAACCCACgaatttaatgaaacttttaAAGCGAAAAATAACCAAAGATGGGTGCGATCGTCGTTTCGGAACGATAGTAAAAGGACGACTgttaatttatag
- the LOC660218 gene encoding ATP-binding cassette sub-family F member 1 gives MSKKRGNKKNLNLESDNEDEGLVTKGEAEKGNITSKPSKSKAPKKGKKGKKDDWSDDDDDKTVSLIDNVDEEIQPVAKKSAKKKSKKKEHESGSEDEEDKVEVKVENKKKAGKKGKGKNDWSDNDSEVELQISDVEEEIQPVKKSSKKVAKTKKKKDLSEEDEILEEPVEESDKEEPDEIAEKVSELQITEAKKEPEEKKLTHKEKKKLKKQQEYEKQMETLLKKGGQGHSDLDSNFTVSQSQKTAGQLAQLENAVDIKIENFSISAKGNDLFVNANLLIANGRHYGLVGPNGHGKTTLLRHIAQRAFAIPPNIDILYCEQEVVADDFSAVESVLKSDVKRTELLEECKKLEDAFNTGDLGVQDRLNEVYAELKAIGADSAEPKARRILAGLGFTKEMQDRATKNFSGGWRMRVSLARALYIEPTLLLLDEPTNHLDLNAVIWLDNYLQGWKKTLLIVSHDQSFLDNVCNEIIHLDNQKLYYYKGNYSMFKKMYQQKRKEMIKEYEKQEKRLKELKAHGSSKKQAEKKQKEALTRKQEKNRTKMQKQEDETAPTELLQKPKEYFVKFSFPEPPPLQPPILGLHNVTFAYSGQKPLFRNTDFGIDMSSRVAIVGPNGVGKSTFLKLLTGDLDPQQGEVRKNHRLRIGRFDQHSGEHLTAEETPAEYLMRLFDLPYEKSRKQLGTFGLASHAHTIKMKDLSGGQKARVALAELCLNAPDVLILDEPTNNLDIESIDALAEAINDFSGGVIIVSHDERLIRETDCALYVIEDQTINELDGDFDDYRKELLESLGEVINSPSIAANAAIAQ, from the exons ATGTCTAAAAAACGCGGAAAcaaaaagaatttaaatttggaaagTGATAACGAGGACGAAGGGCTTGTTACGAAAGGAGAGGCCGAAAAAGGTAACATAACCTCAAAACCGAGTAAGAGTAAAGCCCCCAAAAAGGGTAAAAAGGGCAAAAAAGACGACTGGAGCGATGATGACGATGATAAAACGGTCTCTCTGATTGATAACGTGGACGAGGAGATTCAACCGGTGGCGAAAAAGAGTGCAAAGAAGA AGTCGAAAAAGAAGGAACATGAGTCCGGTAGTGAAGATGAAGAAGATAAAGTCGAGGTTAAGGTTGAGAATAAAAAGAAAGCTGGAAAAAAAG GTAAAGGTAAAAACGATTGGTCGGATAATGACAGTGAAGTGGAACTGCAAATATCGGACGTTGAGGAAGAAATTCAACCGGTGAAGAAAAGTAGCAAAAAGGTTGCTAAAACCAAAAAGAAGAAAGATCTGAGTGAGGAAGATGAAATCCTTGAGGAACCAGTTGAAGAGTCAGACAAAGAAGAACCTGACGAAATCGCGGAAAAAGTATCAGAACTGCAAATAACTGAAGCTAAGAAGGAACCAGAAGAGAAGAAACTCACCCACAAGGAGAAGAAAAAGCTGAAGAAGCAGCAAGAATACGAGAAACAAATGGAAACCCTCCTTAAAAAAGGTGGCCAAGGTCACTCAGACCTTGACAGTAACTTCACAGTCTCCCAGTCGCAAAAAACCGCCGGACAATTGGCCCAATTAGAAAATGCCGTTGAtattaaaatcgaaaatttcagTATCTCGGCTAAAGGCAACGATTTATTCGTAAACGCGAATTTGTTAATCGCCAACGGGCGTCATTACGGTCTTGTGGGGCCCAATGGTCACGGTAAAACAACACTTTTGCGTCATATTGCGCAACGGGCTTTCGCGATACCCCCAAATATCGATATTTTGTATTGTGAACAAGAAGTGGTCGCTGATGATTTTTCAGCGGTTGAATCGGTGCTTAAATCGGATGTGAAACGGACTGAATTGTTAgaagaatgtaaaaaattagaggATGCGTTTAATACCGGGGATTTGGGCGTTCAGGACCGGCTTAATGAAGTTTATGCCGAATTGAAGGCCATTGGGGCGGATTCGGCCGAACCTAAGGCGAGGAGAATCTTAGCTGGTCTAGGATTCACTAAAGAAATGCAA gATAGagcaactaaaaatttttctggTGGATGGAGAATGAGAGTGTCACTAGCCAGAGCGTTGTATATAGAACCCACTTTATTACTTCTTGATGAACCAACGAATCATTTAGATTTGAATGCAGTTATTTGGTTGGATAA TTATTTGCAAGGGTGGAAAAAAACTCTACTTATCGTTTCACACGACCAGTCATTCTTAGATAATGTTTGTAATGAAATTATCCATTTAGATAATCAAAAGTTGTATTATTACAAAGGGAATTActcaatgtttaaaaaaatgtaccaaCAAAAACGCAAAGAAATGATTAAAGAATACGAGAAGCAGGAAAAACGTTTGAAAGAGTTAAAGGCACACGGATCGTCGAAAAAACAAGccgaaaagaaacaaaaagagGCTTTGACGCGAAAACAGGAGAAGAACAGAACGAAAATGCAGAAACAAGAGGACGAAACAGCCCCAACTGAACTTCTACAAAAACCGAAAGAATATTTCGTCAAATTTTCATTTCCGGAACCTCCGCCTCTACAACCCccaattttggggcttcata acgTAACTTTTGCATATTCGGGCCAAAAACCCCTCTTCCGAAACACCGACTTCGGTATCGATATGAGCAGCAGAGTGGCAATAGTTGGTCCGAACGGAGTCGGAAAAtccacatttttgaaattattaaccGGTGATTTGGACCCGCAACAAGGGGAAGTCCGGAAAAATCATCGTTTG aggATTGGTCGTTTTGATCAACATTCAGGTGAGCATTTAACGGCCGAAGAAACACCCGCTGAATATCTGATGCGATTGTTTGATCTGCCGTACGAAAAATCCCGAAAGCAATTGGGGACTTTTGGTCTAGCGAGTCATGCTCACACTATCAAAATGAAGGACTTGTCCGGGGGACAGAAAGCACGAGTGGCTTTAGCCGAATTGTGTCTTAACGCACCGGATGTTCTCATTTTGGATGAACCGACGAATAATTTAGATATTGAATCGATTGATGCACTAGCTGAGGCCATTAACGACTTCAGTGGAGGGGTTATTATAGTGAGCCACGACGAACGACTTATACG TGAAACTGATTGCGCCTTGTACGTAATAGAAGACCAGACCATAAACGAATTAGACGGCGACTTCGACGACTACCGCAAAGAGCTCTTGGAGAGTCTGGGTGAAGTCATCAACAGCCCAAGTATTGCAGCAAACGCTGCCATTGCTCAataa
- the qm gene encoding terpene synthase → MGDSKKTAPCVYSRDNDKCQDEKLLQPFTYIMQTPGKNIRSKLARAFNYWLNISEEKLKAIEEIVEMMHNASLLLDDIQDNSILRRGVPVAHSIYGVPSTINAANYVIFIALQRVLELNHPEAVSVYTQQVLELHRGQGMEIYWRDSYTCPTEDEYKQMTIRKTGGLFMLAIRLMQLFSENKADYTKLTGILGLFFQIRDDFLNLYSKDYMLHKSYCEDLTEGKFSFPIIHAIHSQPNDNQVIHILRQRTKDNEVKKYCVSLLEKYGSFDYTKKVLAELKQEAQDEVDKLGENPYMAEVMEYIFKLE, encoded by the exons ATGGGTGATTCGAAAAAAACAGCCCCTTGTGTGTACAGCCGAGACAACGACAAGTGCCAAGATGAG AAATTGCTACAACCGTTCACTTACATCATGCAAACTCCGGGGAAGAACATCCGGTCGAAATTAGCTCGAGCTTTCAACTATTGGTTGAATATCAGTGAAGAGAAGCTGAAGGCGATTGAGGAGATAGTTGAAATGATGCATAACGCTAGTctcct TTTGGATGATATCCAGGATAATTCAATACTGAGAAGAGGAGTACCTGTAGCTCACTCAATTTATGGGGTTCCTAGCACCATAAATGCCGccaattatgtcatttttattgcattgcAAAGAGTTTTAGAACTGAATCACCCTGAA gCGGTAAGTGTCTACACACAACAAGTTTTGGAGCTCCACAGAGGTCAAGGCATGGAAATTTATTGGCGAGACAGCTACACCTGTCCCACGGAAGATGAATACAAACAGATGACGATTAgaa aaactGGGGGCCTTTTTATGTTAGCAATTAGATTAATGCAACTATTCAGTGAAAATAAGGCTGATTATACCAAACTAACGGGGATTTTGGGACTGTTTTTCCAAATTCGGGACGATTTTCTAAACCTATATTCTAAAGAT TATATGTTACACAAGAGCTATTGCGAGGACCTAACTGAGGGCAAATTTAGTTTTCCGATAATTCACGCAATTCACAGCCAACCAAATGATAATCAAGTAATTC ATATTTTAAGGCAAAGAACTAAAGACAATGAAGTAAAGAAATACTGCGTTTCGTTGCTTGAGAAATACGGAAGTTTTGATTACACGAAGAAAGTGTTGGCAGAACTGAAGCAAGAGGCCCAAGATGAAGTTGATAAGTTGGGGGAAAACCCGTACATGGCCGAAGTAATGGAGTATATTTTTAAGttggaataa
- the LOC660281 gene encoding beta-alanine transporter, with product MSSETDDNVFDQVMFQVGNSGKFQKIYNFIFNLVFVFVATMANFNTIISLSTPEHWCKVPGKATNMSIDLWKNLTIPRTNSSESEFSQCSMFNKSDDYYSVTDCLHGWEYDQTYYTQTIVSQENWVCDSKMHATNLLVFGKIGEILGTIFSQLGDIYGRRPVFYAGILTVVIGRLGLLACKGFYLLFVAFLIIGNLSGMALFQAPLVISVEISSVEDRAMIPLLQCVGWTVGLCLSPLIFWVVGDWVPFTVITTVPVLVFLFFRPCMIESPRWLASKGKIKECVVELKKIAKVNRTQLSDKLLVTLNNKPVSEEKNFGVMSLFGSWKLAKKSILIITGWICQMMIYFILFFNVSNLKGNPFMNYFWQGLAELPGYFLGKYLSDAVGRKYTKFAAFIGLGIVAIILAYVLSISGNIIIITVCGSIMKCISSIAFYAINLQTLEIYPTCLRQTGSSMGFLVASLFGILTPYVTYLGTSINASLPYVIIVILAAAGAIFGMFIPETLNEKLPESIREAEEFGADQKVWDFPRGKLFTHKPVPNNVL from the exons ATGTCTTCGGAAACTGACGACAATGTTTTCGACCAAGTCATGTTCCAAGTGGGAAATTCggggaaatttcaaaaaatctacaattttattttcaacctAGTTTTCGTTTTTGTAGCCACTATGGCCAAttttaacacaattatttCGCTTTCGACACCGGAACATTGGTGCAAAGTGCCCGGAAAGGCAACCAACATGTCTATAGACTTGTGGAAAAACCTCACAATTCCGcg aacaaaCAGCAGTGAGAGTGAATTTAGTCAGTGTAGCATGTTTAACAAAAGTGACGATTATTATTCGGTTACTG atTGTTTACATGGCTGGGAGTATGACCAAACTTACTACACACAAACAATCGTAAGCCAGGAAAATTGGGTATGCGACTCTAAAATGCACGCCACAAATTTGCTAGTGTTTGGAAAAATCGGTGAAATTTTAGGGACAATTTTCAGTCAACTTGGAGACAT atacGGCCGTCGCCCAGTTTTCTACGCCGGAATTTTAACTGTAGTCATAGGCCGATTAGGTCTTTTGGCATGCAAGGGCTTTTACCTCCTTTTTGTCGCATTTCTCATAATTGGAAACTTGTCAGGAATGGCCCTATTTCAGGCGCCTTTAGTCATTTCAGTGGAAATATCAAGTGTGGAAGACCGAGCAATGATCCCACTCTTGCAGTGCGTTGGATGGACTGTGGGTCTTTGTTTATCgcctttgattttttgggtGGTGGGTGATTGGGTCCCTTTTACCGTTATAACCACAGTGCCtgttttggtgtttttgtttttccgACC ATGCATGATTGAGTCGCCTCGCTGGTTGGCCAGTAAGGGTAAAATCAAAGAATGTGTGGTggagttgaaaaaaatcgcaaaagtGAACCGAACGCAATTATCTGATAAGCTTTTGGTTACTCTTAATAACAAACCGGTCAGTGAGGAGAAAAATTTTGGAGTGATGAGCCTTTTCGGAAGCTGGAAGTTGGCGAAAAAATCGATTCTGATTATCACGGGATG GATTTGCCAAATGATGATCTATTTTATCCTCTTCTTCAACGTCAGCAACTTGAAGGGAAACCCCTTCATGAACTACTTCTGGCAAGGTCTGGCCGAACTTCCCGGCTATTTCCTCGGCAAATACCTGAGTGATGCAGTCGGTCGCAAATACACAAAATTCGCCGCTTTTATCGGCCTCGGAATTGTTGCAATCATCTTAGCATACGTACTATCAA TTTCAGGcaacataataataatcacaGTCTGCGGAAGTATCATGAAATGTATATCGTCGATAGCTTTCTATGCCATTAATTTGCAAACTTTAGAAATATACCCCACGTGTTTGCGCCAAACTGGATCTTCGATGGGCTTCCTAGTCGCGAGTCTTTTCGGGATTTTGACACCATACGTCACCTATCTT gggACGTCAATCAACGCGAGCTTGCCTTATGTCATTATCGTAATTTTAGCAGCAGCTGGTGCAATATTCGGCATGTTTATCCCGGAAACTCTCAACGAAAAGCTTCCGGAATCTATTAGAGAAGCTGAGGAATTTGGCGCCGATCAGAAGGTCTGGGACTTCCCCCGGGGCAAACTATTCACTCATAAACCTGTACCAAACaatgttttataa